One genomic window of Ruminococcus gauvreauii includes the following:
- a CDS encoding MFS transporter has product MIKKHLTGFYTAMLLLSMFTLAYGGATQGFFLSNFIEKYNLTASSQGLPLMLQNAFSVAAIILMMLMAGRIKKHTAVLTALLFSCTAMLGLSLVPPFAVMSLLYGLFGIAMGIQDTAGGALMVDIHPESPVRLNDMHFLFGIGNITAPLVFQFLVSEGVLWNHVFLFVFAVQAVLAAVFLLVVKAGAPGTKSDAETENTGINIKRIAAFLKADGNIFLFFAMFFYCAHQMGIAAWIRRFFEVEMGSGVLGTAALSAFWVGTAISRILLPRLGVRPQKQLAYGSALAAIAMLTGILLKNPFIMVACMAVTGFAGGNTIPHVTYLSCERLKSNTLVATTILFIGMYIGGSMVSPVIGSVSARFSLEIGIFIPAAAAVFVAAAGFGFLAHYKNRTH; this is encoded by the coding sequence ATGATAAAAAAGCATTTAACCGGTTTTTATACGGCAATGTTACTGCTTTCGATGTTTACGCTGGCGTATGGGGGCGCAACGCAGGGTTTTTTTCTGTCCAACTTTATCGAAAAATACAATCTGACAGCATCTTCGCAGGGACTGCCCCTGATGCTGCAGAATGCTTTTTCGGTTGCCGCTATTATCCTGATGATGCTTATGGCGGGCAGAATCAAAAAGCATACTGCGGTGCTGACAGCATTGCTGTTTTCCTGTACTGCCATGCTCGGACTTTCCCTTGTTCCGCCTTTTGCAGTGATGTCTCTGCTGTACGGTCTGTTCGGGATTGCAATGGGGATACAGGATACTGCCGGCGGCGCCCTGATGGTTGATATCCATCCGGAGTCGCCGGTGCGCCTGAACGATATGCATTTCCTGTTTGGCATCGGCAATATCACCGCACCGTTGGTATTTCAATTTCTGGTCTCGGAGGGCGTGCTCTGGAATCATGTGTTTTTATTCGTTTTCGCCGTGCAGGCGGTTCTGGCGGCTGTCTTCCTGCTGGTTGTAAAGGCAGGTGCTCCCGGAACAAAAAGCGATGCAGAAACAGAAAACACAGGCATCAATATCAAACGGATCGCCGCTTTTCTGAAGGCCGACGGCAACATTTTTCTGTTCTTTGCGATGTTTTTTTACTGTGCGCATCAGATGGGGATCGCGGCATGGATCCGGCGTTTCTTTGAAGTGGAGATGGGCAGCGGGGTACTGGGCACCGCGGCGCTATCCGCCTTTTGGGTGGGGACGGCGATCAGCAGGATACTCCTGCCAAGACTGGGTGTCAGGCCGCAGAAGCAGCTGGCATACGGCAGTGCACTGGCGGCAATTGCAATGCTTACCGGCATCCTGCTTAAAAATCCGTTCATCATGGTCGCCTGTATGGCAGTGACCGGCTTCGCCGGGGGCAATACGATACCACATGTCACATATCTCAGCTGCGAAAGGCTGAAATCAAACACACTGGTCGCGACCACAATACTGTTCATCGGAATGTATATTGGCGGCAGTATGGTATCACCGGTCATCGGCAGCGTCAGCGCAAGGTTTTCTCTGGAGATCGGGATATTTATCCCCGCGGCGGCGGCTGTTTTCGTGGCGGCGGCAGGCTTTGGATTTCTGGCGCATTACAAGAACAGGACGCATTGA